CACGAGCAATGCCCGACTCAGTACCAACGCCGCCGACTACTCTTCCGGACGATCTCGTCGCGACGCTCGGCGACTGTTCTCCTGAACAGCTGCGCCAGGTCGCCCGCTATGCGGAGACCCTCGCTAACCACCGAGAGCAGATGGCCAATCATGGTGAAGCGGCAGACAAAGCCGAACCCGACGAGCGATCCGAGGACCGTCCTGATGATGTTCCTCCAAAGGCGACGATTACGATCAAGGAAATCAACGACAACCGCTACTACTACTGGCAGTGGCGGGAAGGCGATCGCGTCAAGTCAACGTACAAATCCCCAGTGAATCCAGACGAGTAGACAATATAACACCCTGGTCGGATGACCGATGATTCGGGGTGACACCCCGTCTGCGAAGTGACAGACGGGAGCTGTTAGCGTTCGGGCCGGGGGGCAGTCTCGTACCGTTCGATGTCGTCGGTCTTCTCCACTCGATCGTAAATCTCGCGAAGCGTGTCTTGTGCCCGGAGGAGCTTGTGCTCTGCGAGGAACTGCCGACCACTCTCACTGATTCCGTAGAACTTGTACGGGAGATCGTTCTTCCGGCGGTCCTCGGGCAGGAGGACTTCCTCGACGATGCCAGCGTCGACGAGCTGCTGGAGGTGCTGGCGAATCGTCGTCTGGCTCTTGCTTGGGTTCACGTAGTCGAGTTCCTTCAGCGTCGGCAGTTCCGACGGATGCCCGAGGATGTCCTGGAGGAGCGCGAATCGCGTCTCCTGGGTGACGACGTTGAGCCGCTCCCGAACGGACTCCAGGTCGCTTGGCGTGTGGTCGGAGGTACTCATTACACCACAATTCGTGTAGTGTGTGCAAAAGCGTTTCGCTCAAATACGAATCGGTCTATTGCGATACGGTCACCGATTCATTCGCCACATTGAAGCAGGGTACGGGAGAAGTCCCGGTTAGATGAGTGAGGAGCCGGTCACCGTCGACGAACTCGCCGAGAAAGCCGACGAGTATCTGCACGAGGCCTCACTCACGCCGACGGAGTACGAAGCGCTGAAACAGAGTGTTGCGGAGCTCACGCCGATCTTCTCAGCTGAGAGTTCGTATTTCGTTCTTGGCAGCTACGGGACACCCGAAATCCGTCGTCTCCAGCTCGTGAAGGATCGCCTCAACCGGCAGCCCGGTGCGTACGCGTTCCTGATGGTCGACATTCGAAGCGAGTGGACGAACACCTACCTCAAGTTCCGGCTGCTCGCCGATTACACAGACGTCATCGTGGGCGTCGCCGAACACGCCCAAGGCGGCTTCCTCGTCGAGCAGGGCTATTTCACGGCCCTCGAGGAGTACTTCGCGAAGACCCATGTGTTCAAACGAGAGTATGAAGACGTAGATGAGGATGCGATCGACACGAACGTCGACGTCGATAATCCCTACAGCGGAATGCAGACCGCGATCTTCGAGATGCTCGACGAGGCTGGACGTCTCTGCCGGTGGACGACTGAGGACGATCTGGTCGAGTGTACTGAGGCTCTCGTGAGTGATCTGGAATACCCGTAGACAGAGACGAATCGGTAACTCACATCCCCGACGTTTCCGTCGTTTCTCCACGACATCCTCGTCATCAATGGCACCGACGACGAGAAAATCGTAGGATACATCCCCCCATTTTCGAGTTGTAAACGGGAGAGGGCGAGGAGATAGTATATTACATCAAACCGGCACGTCGACTCTCTTGGCTCACCCACCCCCCGTTTTCGAGTAGTAACGAGATGCCCCCGATGAATGACCCTCCATTTTCGAGCTGTAACGCATCACTCGGGTCGCGACCACCCCCCGTTTTCGAGTAGTAACGAGAAAACCCAGAGAATGACACCCCCCATTTTCGAGTTGTAACGCATCTCCCAGAGCGCGAACACCCCCCGTTTTCGAGTAGTAAGTCGGTGGAGAATAGAGTCGAGGTTAATTCTTGCTCCGGAACTGCTTCAGCCGTTCGCGGACAACCGCGCTGATAGTCGCCTCTTCGTGAGCTATATCTTCAAACCGAGAATCCTCACGAATCGTCTCCATGATCGTTTCCGGATCCTCGGATAGGGAGAAATACATATGTACTCCTCTGCCTCGCCCCTTGCCTCGACGCTCGAAGTCCAATACACCATACGTACTCTGCTCCGTGACATGATTTACGAATGTCTCACGACTGTACTGATCCGCATCCATCGTATCAGCAATGAATTGATACGTCTTGAACGCAGGTCCAGCAGGGATCCACTCAGGATGTTCTCTTGCGTAGTGGGCAGTGGCCGCCACAGCGTAGATGGAGAGTTTCTTTTGAGTGGAGATTCCGCTAATATGGCGAAGTTTTCGATTTTCGGTGTATTTCTCCTGGGCTTCACGGACATCAGTCTCGGTAACAGTGTCAGCTCCACGCCGCTCGGCTAATTCGCCAGCCCATCTGAGGAGATCGATTGCTTTCCGTGC
This portion of the Halomarina litorea genome encodes:
- a CDS encoding helix-turn-helix domain-containing protein — protein: MSTSDHTPSDLESVRERLNVVTQETRFALLQDILGHPSELPTLKELDYVNPSKSQTTIRQHLQQLVDAGIVEEVLLPEDRRKNDLPYKFYGISESGRQFLAEHKLLRAQDTLREIYDRVEKTDDIERYETAPRPER